The Salvia splendens isolate huo1 chromosome 21, SspV2, whole genome shotgun sequence genome includes a window with the following:
- the LOC121784841 gene encoding cysteine protease ATG4-like: protein MKGFPESDTDSIDNCSTKTSGCSNSPTKSPGSVSGEAEPGIDSRKYQILSGIWLPALSIFGHSSGSSKRSECKSCSTNSSSSSSSPRKKLPSGKNYYEGWRAVVRRVMMNGGSMWRILGFSRTVISNSNSDIWLLGVCYHVAQEGDDSSNPTQSEGFAAFVDDFSSRILITYRKGFLPIGDSKYSSDVNWGCMLRSSQMLVSQAFLVHKLGRSWRKSPDKPLDESYLKILHLFGDAEDSPFSIHNLLQEGSAYGLAAGSWVGPYAMCRTWESLMRHKKESDGGVLSSMMALYVVSGDEDGERGGAPVLCIEDISRYCSEFHQAQVDWAPILLMVPLVLGLEKVNPRYLPLLCATFQFPQSLGILGGRPGASTYIIGVQDDKAFYLDPHEVQQVVNLKKNDVDADTSSYHSNVLRHIALDSLDSSLALGFYCRDKSDFDDFFVRATNLVDQSKGAPLFTIAETRKTPRPGNTTEVLDCDLGHGLPTGELENSGQEDDWELL, encoded by the exons ATGAAGGGGTTTCCTGAGAGTGACACCGATTCTATTGATAATTGCAGTACAAAAACTTCTGGTTGCAGTAATTCGCCAACAAAGTCTCCGGGTTCTGTCTCGGGCGAGGCAGAACCGGGTATTGACAGTAGAAAGTATCAAATTTTGTCTGGGATCTGGCTGCCTGCTTTATCAATATTTGGGCATTCAAGTGGTAGTTCAAAGAGAAGTGAGTGCAAGAGTTGCAGCACTaacagtagtagtagtagtagtagtccTAGGAAAAAATTGCCCAGTGGGAAGAACTATTATGAGGGCTGGAGAGCGGTGGTGAGGAGAGTCATGATGAATGGTGGATCGATGTGGAGAATATTAGGTTTTAGTCGGACGGTTATATCAAATTCCAATAGCGATATCTGGCTTTTGGGCGTTTGCTATCATGTGGCTCAAGAAGGTGATGATTCCTCAAATCCTACTCAGAGTGAGGGATTTGCTGCGTTTGTTGATGATTTCTCTTCACGGATTTTGATCACCTACCGTAAAG GTTTTTTACCCATTGGGGATTCAAAGTATAGCAGTGACGTTAATTGGGGCTGTATGCTTCGGAGCAGCCAGATGCTTGTTTCCCAG GCATTTTTGGTTCATAAGTTGGGAAGATCATGGAGGAAATCTCCGGACAAG CCACTCGACGAAAGTTACTTGAAGATATTACATCTATTTGGGGATGCTGAGGACTCTCCTTTTTCTATACACAATCTTCTTCAAGAGGGTAGTGCTTACGGCCTTGCTGCTGGCTCATGGGTGGGCCCTTATGCCATGTGTCGTACTTGGGAAAGTTTGATGCGGCATAAGAAGGAGAGTGATGGTGGAGTTCTCTCCTCAATGATGGCTCTGTATGTTGTTTCTGGTGATGAAGATGGGGAAAGAGGTGGAGCTCCTGTTCTCTGCATTGAGGATATATCAAGATACTGTTCTGAGTTCCATCAAGCCCAAGTTGATTGGGCCCCTATACTATTGATGGTTCCATTGGTTTTAGGATTGGAAAAAGTCAACCCAAG GTATCTTCCTCTTCTGTGTGCTACATTCCAATTTCCGCAAAGCCTGGGTATTCTAGGCGGTAGACCTGGTGCCTCAACATATATAATTGGGGTGCAAGATGATAAGGCATTCTATTTGGACCCGCATGAAGTTCAGCAG GTAGTCAATCTGAAGAAGAATGATGTAGATGCTGATACTTCATCTTACCATAGCAA TGTGCTGAGACATATTGCTCTGGATTCTCTTGATTCATCCTTGGCACTTGGATTTTATTGTAGGGACAAAA gtgattttgatgatttttttgttCGTGCAACAAACCTTGTTGATCAATCAAAAGGTGCTCCATTATTTACCATAGCTGAGACCCGCAAAACCCCGAGGCCAGGCAACACTACCGAGGTTCTAGATTGTGATCTTGGTCATGGGCTGCCTACAGGTGAATTGGAGAATTCTGGGCAGGAAGACGACTGGGAACTTCTCTGA